A region from the Flavobacteriales bacterium genome encodes:
- the mraZ gene encoding division/cell wall cluster transcriptional repressor MraZ, with translation MLNLLGEYPSTLDAKSRALLPAALKKQLGGEVAKGFVVNRDVFSQCLVLYPMQEWDRTSADVRRLNRFDPDNVEFIRRFLNGATPVELDANGRLLIPKTLMDYAKLGKDIVFTGMGDRIELWDEELHKRALGGKVDFKSLASKVMGGNPKANDA, from the coding sequence ATGCTGAACCTGTTGGGGGAGTACCCAAGCACCCTGGACGCCAAGAGCCGCGCGCTCTTGCCTGCCGCGCTGAAAAAGCAGCTCGGTGGGGAGGTGGCCAAGGGCTTCGTGGTGAACCGCGACGTGTTCAGCCAGTGCCTTGTGCTCTATCCGATGCAGGAGTGGGACCGGACCAGCGCAGATGTGCGCCGGCTGAACCGCTTCGACCCGGACAACGTGGAGTTCATCCGGCGCTTCCTCAACGGGGCAACGCCGGTGGAGCTCGACGCCAACGGGCGTTTGCTGATCCCCAAAACGCTGATGGACTATGCCAAGCTGGGCAAGGACATCGTGTTCACGGGCATGGGCGATCGCATCGAACTGTGGGACGAGGAGCTGCACAAGCGCGCGCTCGGCGGGAAAGTGGACTTCAAGTCACTGGCTTCGAAAGTGATGGGCGGTAACCCTAAAGCCAATGACGCATGA
- the rsmH gene encoding 16S rRNA (cytosine(1402)-N(4))-methyltransferase RsmH: MTHEYHDPVLLQACVEGLNINPGGVYVDVTFGGGGHSRAILGKLGPFGQLIAFDRDADAWGNAASLVPSGGGKGDKRFTLVRSDFRWIKNHLRFLHALPVDGLLADLGVSSHQFDAAERGFSFRFDGPLDMRMDRRAKRSAAELIASTDENELARILRTYGEVDDAKRVARAILAEQRKGALRTTRELVGALQPFTRGFGKEKILPQVFQALRIAVNDELGSLEHLLAQAAEVIKPGGRLCIISYHSLEDRMVKNWMRSGSADGEQDKDVFGNVKRPFTPSTGKAIQPTEEEINRNPRARSARLRTATRT; this comes from the coding sequence ATGACGCATGAGTACCACGACCCCGTTCTTTTACAAGCCTGTGTCGAAGGACTGAACATCAACCCCGGTGGCGTCTATGTGGACGTCACGTTCGGCGGCGGTGGTCATAGTCGTGCCATCCTCGGGAAGCTCGGCCCGTTCGGGCAACTGATCGCGTTCGACCGCGATGCGGATGCCTGGGGCAATGCGGCCTCCCTCGTTCCCTCCGGTGGAGGGAAGGGTGATAAGCGGTTCACGCTGGTACGGTCAGACTTCCGTTGGATCAAGAACCACCTGCGTTTCCTGCACGCCTTGCCCGTCGATGGCCTGCTGGCCGATCTCGGTGTGAGCAGCCACCAGTTCGATGCCGCCGAGCGTGGTTTCAGCTTCCGTTTCGATGGTCCGCTGGACATGCGGATGGACCGCCGCGCGAAGCGATCGGCAGCCGAGCTGATCGCGAGCACTGACGAGAACGAGCTGGCGCGCATCCTGCGCACTTACGGCGAAGTGGACGATGCGAAGCGGGTGGCCCGCGCCATCCTCGCTGAGCAACGCAAAGGAGCGCTGCGCACCACGCGCGAACTGGTCGGTGCTCTGCAGCCGTTCACCCGCGGTTTCGGCAAGGAGAAGATCCTGCCGCAGGTGTTCCAAGCGTTGCGCATCGCGGTGAACGATGAGCTGGGATCGCTGGAGCACCTGCTCGCGCAAGCTGCGGAAGTCATCAAACCCGGCGGGCGCCTCTGCATCATCAGCTACCACTCGCTGGAGGACCGCATGGTGAAGAACTGGATGCGCAGCGGCAGCGCGGACGGCGAGCAGGACAAGGATGTGTTCGGCAACGTGAAGCGCCCCTTCACCCCTTCGACAGGCAAAGCGATACAACCAACGGAAGAGGAGATCAACAGGAACCCACGGGCCCGCAGTGCCCGATTGAGAACAGCCACACGCACGTGA
- a CDS encoding MGMT family protein, with protein sequence MAKRQVRDGAVQERDFFQDVMDVVRQIPRGRVTSYGAIAKYLGAARSARIVGYCMNNSHVTKPPVPAHRVVNSSGLLTGKHHFATPTRMENLLKKEGVKVKNDQVVDFAKKFWDPMEELGL encoded by the coding sequence ATGGCCAAACGACAGGTGCGCGACGGCGCGGTGCAGGAGCGCGACTTCTTCCAAGACGTGATGGACGTGGTGCGGCAGATCCCGCGTGGCCGCGTGACCAGCTATGGTGCTATTGCCAAGTACCTCGGCGCGGCGCGCTCAGCACGCATCGTGGGCTACTGCATGAACAATAGCCACGTGACCAAGCCGCCCGTGCCGGCCCACCGCGTAGTGAACAGCAGCGGCCTCCTCACCGGCAAGCATCACTTCGCCACGCCCACGCGCATGGAGAACCTGCTGAAGAAGGAAGGCGTGAAGGTGAAGAACGACCAGGTGGTGGACTTCGCGAAGAAGTTCTGGGACCCGATGGAGGAACTGGGGTTGTGA
- a CDS encoding Mrp/NBP35 family ATP-binding protein, whose protein sequence is MPITEAAIQTALARIIEPDLKKDILELDLVREVVVDENTVHVTVEVSNPAMHSRKRMEEAVTFQLKKELGNDVNVVVTVNPLSGERAGVRKVLPKVKHIIAIASGKGGVGKSTITANLAAGLAQQGLKVGLVDADIYGPSMPLMFDVLHEKPSVKKEGEKNWIVPVESYGVKLLSIGFFADPAQAIAWRGPMASKALEQLFKDADWGELDVMLVDLPPGTGDIHLSLVQAIPLTGAIIVSTPQPVAVADARKGVGFFQLPSVNVPVLGIVENMAWFTPAELPNNKYFIFGQGGARALADELKVPFIAEVPLVQSIREAADVGRPAVLQGATPAAEAFTALIDAVASTVRNTAQPTGAQAKPVVSATS, encoded by the coding sequence ATGCCCATCACCGAAGCAGCCATACAGACCGCCCTCGCGCGCATCATTGAGCCCGATCTCAAGAAAGACATCCTGGAGCTGGACCTGGTCCGCGAGGTCGTGGTCGATGAGAACACCGTCCACGTTACAGTTGAGGTGAGCAACCCGGCCATGCACAGCCGCAAGCGCATGGAGGAGGCCGTCACCTTCCAGCTGAAGAAGGAACTCGGGAACGATGTGAACGTGGTGGTGACCGTGAACCCGCTGAGCGGCGAGCGCGCCGGGGTGCGCAAGGTGCTGCCCAAGGTGAAGCACATCATCGCCATCGCAAGCGGAAAAGGCGGCGTGGGCAAGAGCACCATTACGGCCAATCTGGCCGCTGGCCTTGCGCAACAGGGCTTGAAGGTGGGCCTGGTGGATGCCGACATCTACGGTCCCAGCATGCCGCTGATGTTCGATGTGCTGCACGAGAAGCCGAGCGTGAAGAAGGAAGGTGAAAAGAACTGGATCGTGCCCGTGGAGAGCTACGGCGTGAAACTGCTCAGCATCGGCTTCTTCGCCGATCCCGCGCAAGCCATCGCATGGCGGGGCCCCATGGCCAGCAAGGCGTTGGAGCAACTGTTCAAGGACGCCGACTGGGGCGAACTGGACGTGATGCTCGTGGACCTGCCGCCCGGCACGGGTGATATCCACCTGTCCTTGGTGCAGGCCATCCCGCTCACCGGTGCCATCATCGTCAGCACGCCGCAACCCGTGGCCGTGGCCGATGCGCGCAAGGGCGTGGGCTTCTTCCAACTGCCCAGTGTGAACGTACCTGTGCTCGGCATCGTGGAGAACATGGCGTGGTTCACTCCAGCAGAGTTGCCGAACAACAAGTACTTCATCTTCGGGCAAGGCGGTGCGCGCGCACTCGCCGACGAGTTGAAGGTGCCTTTCATCGCCGAGGTGCCGCTGGTGCAGAGCATCCGCGAAGCCGCCGACGTGGGCCGTCCGGCCGTGCTGCAAGGCGCGACTCCCGCCGCCGAAGCGTTCACCGCGTTGATCGATGCGGTGGCCAGCACCGTGCGCAACACGGCCCAGCCGACCGGCGCACAGGCCAAGCCCGTAGTTTCGGCCACATCATGA